Part of the Maridesulfovibrio sp. genome, AAGGAAAAACCCGGTACCGTACTGGCTAAACTTACTCGTGAGCGCAATACCAAGAATATCACTGCTCCTGAAAAAGGTGAGATTGTTTCCATCCGTCAGGATCTGGAAGGCAGCTTCGTCGAAGCTGGAGAAGTATTGATCAAGATCCGCCACTTCCTTTCTAAAGAGGAAGTAATTCAGCTGATCCTCAAGAAAGCCCTTTTCCTGTTCAATGCTCCGGAAAAAGCAAAGTACTACTTCACTCCTGAAGTTGACGCCAAGATCAAGGGGTCCGGCGAGCGTTCCGTTAAGGTTACCGAAGGCATGGACCTGTTCATTGTTTCCCGCATGAAAAGGGAAACCCCGCTCAACTACAGCGGTCCCGAAGGTCTCATTTATTCCGTATACTTCAATAACGGTGACAACGTTGACGCTGCCCAGCCGCTGATCGGTGTTTGTCCTGCAGATCAGCTCAAGCAGATTCAGGAAGTTGTCAACCGTGTTCAGAGTGAATGGGAAGAGGTTGATTAATAAGAGCTTTTGCGTTTTTGCATGTTGCCATTGACGGACTCTTTTTTTCCGTATTATTAAAGGATTTTTCGCATGGGAAATGTGCTCCAAATCAGGGTTATGGCCCGTACATATGATGAAGCCGAAGTTGAGAAGAACTGGCCTTATCTGGTTAAGACCGCTTGGGAAGAACCGCAGCCCGCAGGGCGTCCGCACGGGGTTATCGAACTTGTCGAGGACCTTAAGGACCGTCTTGAGCTGGGTATGATCCCGGAAGAAAAAGCCGAAGCCATGGCCGAATCCATACGTAAGGCATATGACCTTAAGTTGCGTATGGAAAAAGCCCTTGGCGACTGGAAAGCTTCGGAAGCCAATACCATCAGCTATGATCTTGAAGATGAGCTGAGTGTTGCGGAAAAGATCGCTTCAAAAAGAAAATTCAGATAAATGGGGGCCTAGATGGCAGGAAGCATGAACAAAGTAATATTGATAGGACGTCTCGGGCAGGACCCGAAACTTTCATACACAACCTCCGGTCAGGCCTTTGCCAACCTTTCTGTAGCTACCGATGAAGGCTACAAGGACCGCAATTCCGGCCAGAAAGTTGATAAAACCGAATGGCACCGTGTTGTTGCATGGCGCCAGACTGCCGAGTTCGCAGGTAAGTACCTTTCCAAGGGCCGTCTGGTCATGGTTGAAGGCAAATTACAGACCCGTAAATGGCAGGACCAGAACGGTCAGGACCGCTACACTACTGAAATATTAGCCAATAATATTCAGGGCCTCGACAGCAGGCAGGAAGGCGGCTATCAGGGCCAGCAGCAGAATGGATACCAGCAGCAGGGCGGCGGTCAGTATAACAATCAGCAGCAGGGCGGCTATCAGGGCCAGCCTCAGCAGCAACAGTACAACAACCAACCCCCTCAGGGCGGCGGTTATCCGGATGATGAAGATCTCGGTCCCGCATTCCCTTCCGAAGCAAGCGGAATGGACGAAGTTCCGTTTTAAGGGCTCGTATATAGAGAATTATCCAGTATAAATAAAAAGGACTTCGGCCAGTATAAAGCTGTCGGGAGTTTTAGATTTCAGGGAGTGGTTTTTTACCACTCCCTTTTTTTGCGTTTTGTCAGGCGAGTATTCCCTGACGTTCTGGTTGAAAATACTTATGACATTTTGCCCGGATAAATGGTAATGTAAAAGAACTGAGAAGTAGGTTGGGGCAAGTAATTATAAGTGCGGAAGACAGATGAATTTGATGCAAAGCAAAAAAGTCGGGTGCGTATGAATGATTTTAATGCCGGGCGACAGTCAAGATATTTAATGGTTGTATCTTTGACTCTTTTGCCAATTTTATCATTGGTCTTGATTACAGTATTTACATTTTTTCATCCTATCTTTGAAAAGATGGAATTCATCGCAGATACTATATATGAAGAAATACGCCCAGTGAGAGTTTTGCAGAAGGGTTTGATGGTTTCCATGATGGCCCCTAATGATTATTTACTTCATGGAAATATGGATGAAAAGAAGATTTGGGAGCAGTCGAAAGATGAAGTAAATCATTATTTCAAAGTATTAATTGAAAATCCTGCTTATGCTGATGAAAAAAGCAGGTTGCTTATCCTGAAACAGGAATGGGTCAATTGTATGCTTTTGGGTGACCAGATTTTTCAGGTAAAAGTAGTTGGGCTTATTTCCAGGCACTCGGCAGAATTGATGGAGGCGTTTGACCAGTGTGTAGAAAATATTTCATCGGATTTAGATAGTTTTGCTGAGTATAGAGAGGAATCAGTAAGCGGGGCATACAAATCCATACACGAGCTTAAAACCAAAACAATTATTGCTACATTGGCAGCAATTTTATTGGGAATGATTTCCGGGGTCGTGGGGAGTATATGGCTTGCAAGAAATAGAAGTAAAATGATCGAATTCGTAACAAGGGATGCCCTTACCGGAGCATATAACAGACGGGCATTGGATGAGGCTCTTCATAGGTTGAATGGAGACAAGAGTGCTTTCGCTGCTTTGCTTTTGGATCTTGATAATTTTAAGTCAGTTAATGATACACACGGTCACGATGCAGGTGATTTAATACTCAAATCTTTTGTTGAAGAAACGAAAAAGGTGTTGCGGACTGATGATCTGTTTGGGAGATACGGCGGCGAAGAATTTTTGATATTGCTTTATAATACCAAACTTGAGCATGCTGTTACTCTTGCTGAGCGGATCCGGCAATCAGTTGAATCAAATGCGGTCTTTTTGCCTTCCTCCGGCGCACATCATTCATTGACTGTCAGTATAGGATGTGCAGCAAGTGATGGAAGTAAGCCAAGTGAAGAAACCGTCAGGATGGCGGATAAGGCTATGTATAAGGCAAAACAATCCGGGCGAAATCAGGTCAGGGTTGCAGAATCCTAGAAGAAAGAACAACTCCCCGGTGCTTTGCCAGGCATCGGGTAGTTGTTCTTTCTGTCGAGATTTGTAAGGGGGATTACAGAGCGTCCGGTCCGGATTCTCCGGTTCTGATACGGATTACTTCTTCTACCGGTGAGATGAAGATTTTACCGTCACCGACCTGACCTGTGCGTGCTGTTTCAGTCACAGCCTCCAGAACTTCGCTTACGATATCTTCATCAATTACAATTTCGATTTTGATCTTAGGTAAAAAATCGACCTGATATTCAGCTCCGCGGTATACTTCTTTGTGTCCGCCCTGACGTCCGAAGCCTTTCACGTCGGACACAGTCATTCCTTTGATGCCTATTTCGCTCAGGCATTCCTTTATTTCTTCAAGTTTAAAGGGCCTTATGATTATTTCAACTTTTTTCATTGGTTGCTCCGTCTTAAGAATGAAGATTAGTTCTGGTATGCGCTTTCGCTATGTTCGCTGGTGTCCATGCCTTCTTCTTCAGCTTTCTGGTCCAAACGCAGCGGCGAAACAGCGTTGATGACTTTGAGCAGTATGTAGCTGATAACAAGGGTATAGCCACCGACAATAAAGATACCTTTGAACTGGGCGATCAGCAAGTTGATGTTGCCGTGGATAAGTCCGTCTGCGCCCCCCGGGTTGATGGCCGTGGAGGCGAAAATACCAAGACAGATTGTTCCGGCCAGTCCGCCTACGCCGTGGATTCCTACGACATCAAGGCTGTCGTCATATCCAAAACGTGATTTTGCCATGACTGCTCCGTAACAGATAAGTCCTCCAAGGAGGCCGATAATTACAGCTGAGTTGGGGCTGACAAATCCTGCTGCCGGAGTGATTGTGGCAAGTCCAGCGATTGCTCCGGAAGCTGCTCCAAGCGAGGTTGGTTTGCCGCTGTGAATCCATTCTATCCCGCACCATGCAGCCATTCCAACCATACCTGCGATGTGGGTTGCCACGAATGCTCCCCCTGCTATGCCGTCAGCTGCAAGGGCGCTTCCTCCGTTGAAGCCGAACCAGCCGAACCAGAGTAGTCCTGTTCCCAACAGGGTCATGGGGAGGTTGTGGGGGATAAACATGCGTTTGCCGTATCCGTTTCGCGGCCCGATAAAGATACAGGCCACAAGAGCTGCTACACCGCAGGTTAAGTGGACAACCAGCCCTCCGGCAAAGTCGAGTACACCCATGTCTGCAAGAAAGCCTCCGCCCCATATCCAGTGGCAGACCGGGTTGTATACCAAGATGGACCAGAGCAGACTGAATACAATGAACGGAGCGAAACGGACTCGCTCGGCAAATGCACCGGTGATAAGTGCGGGAGTGATCACTGCAAACATGCACTGGTAGATCATAAACACAATCTGCGGAATAGTGGTGGCGTATGTCTCACTGGGGGCGGCGGTTACGCCGTTCAGGGCAAAGTAGGACAGGTTGCCGATGATACCGCCGATGTCCGGTCCGAAAGACATGGTGTATCCGAGATAAATCCATTCAACGCTGATAACTGAGATCATGATAAAGCTTTGCATGATAGTTCCCAGAACGTTTTTACTGCGGACCATTCCAGCGTAAAAGAGTGCAAGTCCGGGAGTCATCAGCAGGACTAATGCTGCTGAAACGAGAATAAATACTGTATCACCAGTGTTTATCATTATTACAGCTCCTTTTTTGTGTATTATGTGGGGTGATTTTGTTGTGTCTGGATTTTTTTGACAAAAATGTATTAGTGTGAAGCTTCAGTTTTGTGGCTAACTACAAAAAGGTAACATATATGTCAAATGTTTTGGTTTGATGCGGATTGTGAGCTGCAAAAATTTGAAATATGGAATTTAGCGCTAAAAATAGCGCAATATTTTATTAAAAAAGACAAAATAATGGTGTTTTAATTTAATTAAAGACGCAAAATACAAAAATGTAGGTTTTTGTGGGAAGGAATTTTGGAAAAATTAAAGAAAAAAATTACTAGGTCAGAGTAATGACCATAATTGCAAAGTTAGCTTGTGGGAGAGTGTTTGATAAAAAAATCCCCGCAGCCTCATGGTTGCGGGGATTTCAATTTTATTCGAATCGCTGATCCGTTTTGGTCAGGTCAAAGTCCAGCAGCGTTGTGCCTGGACAGATGGCGGCGATCATCTTCACCGGACTCATGTACATAGACGTCCAGTCGAAGGTCAGTTTTATGGTCCGTTCATTCATTTCATCAAATTTAACCAGCATGGGACGGATGTTTTTCTCCTTCACCTTTTTCTTGGTGGTGTGAGATACAAAGTATTCATCCGACTGGGCGTACTCACGCAGCTTCTCGATTTTCTCCTTGGCCTCTTCAGGGGAGCAGGTGAAGATCAGGGTGAAGTCTTCTATCTCGGGATGCTTCTGTTTTTTGGACAAATCCAGCGGGTCAGCTCCGACAATCTTCATTCCCATGGGCATCTGCTTGTTGAGGCGGTCCACCAGATCCTGAGCGCTGACATCTGTCCGCAGCATGATGTTCATCCATTCTTTCAGGCTTTCCACACCTACTGGTAATGCGCGCCCAAAGGACATTCGCGGCATGGGGTGGAATCCCTGTGAGAAGGTCAGCGGCAGTTCTGCGCGGCGCATGGCCCGCTCAATTACAGGCTGAAGGTCCAGCTGCGACAGGTAGGCCGAGGTTCCGGTCTTGGTATACCAGAGACGGAAATGGCTGCCCTTGATACCGAGGTCAGGTTTTTCTGCCTGTACGAAATCGGGGACATTGCCGGCCTGGTCGCGGGTTTCAAAAACCATTTTCGGACGCAGGTCCATGGTTTCTGCCTGTTTTTCAAGCAGTGATTTGCGACCGTCAAAGTTGCAGACTCCGCAGTTGCGGCATTCTTCGTAGCGGCAGTCTCCGGTGATTTTTTCGGATATACCGCGTTTAAGTTCGGTAAGCAGGAATTTCTTGCTGACCCCGGATGAAAGATGATCCCAAGGCAGGCGGGCGTCATGGTCCCGTGCTCCGGTGAATTCTTCGGGGGTAAGGCCTTCCTCTTCCATGGCTTCAAGGTAAGGCTCAAGCTTGAGGTGATCCTTCCAGCTGGAATAAAGGGCGCCTTTTTTATAAGCCTTCTCAATTACCGGGCCGAGCCTGCGGTCACCGCGTGAGAAAATACCTTCAAGGAAGGTCATGCGAGGAATGTGCGATTTCATCTTGATGCGCTTCTGGTTATTGAATTTTTCGCGCATGTAATCCAAACGTTCACCGATTTCTTCAAGGGAAATCTGGCGTTCCCACTGGAAGGGGGTGTGCGGCTTGGGTACGAAAGGTGAAACTGCAGCAGTGATGTTCAGCTTCTTGATGTGCTTGCCTGCCACGTCGCGAACTTTAACACAGAGATCGACAATGGCGTCGAGGTCTTCGAAAGTCTCAGTGGGCAGACCGATCATGAAATAGAGCTTGATATTTTGCCAGCCGTTTTCATAGAGCATGAGCGCATGCTCCAGCAGGGCTTCTTCGGTAATGCCCTTGTTGATCACGTCACGCATGCGTTGGCTTCCGGCTTCAGGAGCAAGGGTGGCTCCGGTGCGGCGGATGGTGGCGATACGTTCCATGATCGGTTCGGAAAGGGAACCTACGCGCAAGGAAGGCAGTGAAATGGAAATCTGTTCAGCTGCGCAGTTATCGAAACACTGGGCAAAAAGTGTATCCAGAGCGGAGTAGTCCCCGGTGCTCAGGGAGAGGAAGGAAGTCTCCTCGTATCCGGTTTCTTCCAGACCTTCCATGAGGGTTTTGGTCAGTGTCTCCGGGGTGCGTTCGCGGACAGGGCGGTAGATGATGCCTGCCTGACAGAAACGGCAGCCACGGGTGCAGCCACGGGCGATTTCCATGGTCAGACGGTCATGAATGACCTGACCGTAGGGCAGAATCTGTTCCTTGGGAAATGGGATGGGCTCGAAATCTTCCACCACAGCTTTTTCCACAAAGAAATCTCCGGGATTTTCGGGATCGAAAAACTCAGGAATGTAGATGCCGGGAAGTTCAGCAAGTTTCTCAAGGCGAGCCTTACGACCCAGTCCCTGCTCTTTGCATTCGGCAATAACTTCCATGACCTTGATGATGGATTCTTCGCCGTCGCCGAGCATGATTACATCAAAAAAATCGGCAACAGGTTCAGCATTGAAGCATGCTCCGCCTCCGCCGATGACCAGCGGACAGGAATCGTCACGGTCAGCGGACTTGAGCGGGATACCGGCAAGGTCGAGCATGAAGAGCACGTTAGTGTAGCACAGCTCATGGGTCAGGCTGATTCCCAGTGCGTCCACGTCTTTCAGTGGAGTATCGCTTTCAAGGGTGGCCAGCAGCTCGCCGTGTTCGCGCATGATTTCTGCAGTTTCTTCGCAGGGGGTGTAGACCCTCTCGGCGTAAAAATCATCATGCTTATTAACGATTTCATAAAGGATTTTCTGTCCGAGATAGGACATGCCGATCTCGTAAAGATCCGGGAAACCAATGGCGATATGAGCCTTGACCTTAGCGGGGTCCTTGTGGACGGAGCCCCATTCCGAACCCAGATAACGGGTAGGGCGGGGTAGAAGGGGGAGCAGCTTTTTCAAAAGTTCAACCCTTGGATTTAATTTGATGCGCTCTGCGCAATTTATGGAATTATTTTGCCCCCGGCGTGGGTGCCGGAGGCTTTTAAAAAATTATTTTTTCAGCAGTTCGGAAATGTCGGAGATGTTACCGCCGCCCATGCCTGAGGCCATGCCGCCGAGCCCGCTGGTGGAGAGGGTCAGGTTGCTGGAAGCTTCAAGGTATTTGGTGGAAATATCTTCGGGACAGTTCTTGTAGGTGTAGAGAATGTGGCGGCCTTCGATTTCGCCTTCGATTTCGTTATCGAAAGGATAGCCGAAAGGCAGGATCATCATCTGCACGCCCTGCTGGGAGGGTACGGTCTGGAGTACTGCGGGGTCGTTGATTTTGTCATTTGCTTCGTCCCACTTACCGATAACCATGTCGCCGTTGATGAGTTTGAAAAGCTTTACATCGTACGCCATTAGAATTCTCCTTGTCAGGCTGCGCGAAATTCGGCGCGTTAGGCCTGTTAAAATTTCATTAGAAAAAAAAGACCGGACGGGTTTTATTAAATCCGGTTCCGGTTTGCGGTTGCGCTTTCGGGCAACTTGTAAGAATTAGTGCCTGAAGTCCGGTGTGTCAAGGATTAGGGCGTATATGAAGCATAAATTGAAGGGGATATTTCAATGAGTCTTATTCGGCAGTAAGCAATTCTTTATGGCGGAAGCAGCTTACAAGGTGATCGTTAACCATTCCGGTGGCCTGCATGTATGCGTAGCAGATTGTCGGGCCTACGAAATTGAATCCCCTTTTCTTTAAATCCTCGCTCATGGCTTCAGCTTCCGGGGTTTTGGCAGGAACTTCTTCCAGTGATTGCCATTTGTTCTGGATCGTCTTTCCGCCCGTGAACTGCCATATGTAAGCATCAAAGCTTCCGAATTCTTTTTGAATATCTAGAAATGCCAGGGCATTACGCACAGCGGAATTAATCTTGAGCTTGTTGCGGATGATTCCTTCATTCTGCCGTAACCGTTCAATGTCATTTTCATCAAAGCGGGCAACGATTTCAGGATTGAAACCGGAGAATGCTTGGCGGTAGTTCTCGCGTTTTTTCAAGACGGTCAGCCATGAAAGTCCGGCCTGCGCTCCTTCAAGAATAATGAATTCAAAATGGTGCCGGTCGTCATGCAGGGGAACTCCCCACTCGGTATCGTGGTAAGTTATTTCGAGTTCGTGTTGTGCCCATGGGCAGCGGTTTGGCATTTGTAACTCCTATGTTCGAATAGTGATGGTATGCAGTTCACTGTTTAATTTCAATAGCAGATGGACCCCAAAGTAAAAAACTCCCCACACAACGCGGGGAGTTTTTAGGGGGTACGGAAGTTAAATGAGTTGTACTTCCGTAAGGAGTTTCTTCAGAGATGAGCTGAACTCAATGCCCTGATGAAATGTCTTTATGTTGTTTCGGGATTGGCGTCGAAGCTTCTGTTCGGTTTCTTGATCATTGCGATGGCTGCAGCACCGATGAAGCAGCAGACTCCGCAGATGGTGAAGGCCATCGGGAAGTTGCCCATATCGCCGAGAACTCCGCCAAGCAGGGGGCCGCCGATTCCGCCTGCGCCGTATGCAAGGAAGATATACGGATAGTTCTGTCCCACGCTTTTGGTGCCGAATGTATCGGCAGTGATGGTGGGGAACAGGGCAAAGTTTCCGCCGAAGTTAAAGCCGATGATAGTTGCACCTACGTAGAGCAGGAATGCGTTTCCGGCCATGGTAGTGAAGGTCAGCAGGGTCGCGCCTTGAATGGCGG contains:
- a CDS encoding biotin attachment protein — encoded protein: MLNIKEMLEGIKASPYEEIEISVPHTGTVEFTGLKVGDKVKGPTGEWKEKPGTVLAKLTRERNTKNITAPEKGEIVSIRQDLEGSFVEAGEVLIKIRHFLSKEEVIQLILKKALFLFNAPEKAKYYFTPEVDAKIKGSGERSVKVTEGMDLFIVSRMKRETPLNYSGPEGLIYSVYFNNGDNVDAAQPLIGVCPADQLKQIQEVVNRVQSEWEEVD
- a CDS encoding single-stranded DNA-binding protein, whose protein sequence is MAGSMNKVILIGRLGQDPKLSYTTSGQAFANLSVATDEGYKDRNSGQKVDKTEWHRVVAWRQTAEFAGKYLSKGRLVMVEGKLQTRKWQDQNGQDRYTTEILANNIQGLDSRQEGGYQGQQQNGYQQQGGGQYNNQQQGGYQGQPQQQQYNNQPPQGGGYPDDEDLGPAFPSEASGMDEVPF
- a CDS encoding GGDEF domain-containing protein — its product is MRKTDEFDAKQKSRVRMNDFNAGRQSRYLMVVSLTLLPILSLVLITVFTFFHPIFEKMEFIADTIYEEIRPVRVLQKGLMVSMMAPNDYLLHGNMDEKKIWEQSKDEVNHYFKVLIENPAYADEKSRLLILKQEWVNCMLLGDQIFQVKVVGLISRHSAELMEAFDQCVENISSDLDSFAEYREESVSGAYKSIHELKTKTIIATLAAILLGMISGVVGSIWLARNRSKMIEFVTRDALTGAYNRRALDEALHRLNGDKSAFAALLLDLDNFKSVNDTHGHDAGDLILKSFVEETKKVLRTDDLFGRYGGEEFLILLYNTKLEHAVTLAERIRQSVESNAVFLPSSGAHHSLTVSIGCAASDGSKPSEETVRMADKAMYKAKQSGRNQVRVAES
- a CDS encoding P-II family nitrogen regulator: MKKVEIIIRPFKLEEIKECLSEIGIKGMTVSDVKGFGRQGGHKEVYRGAEYQVDFLPKIKIEIVIDEDIVSEVLEAVTETARTGQVGDGKIFISPVEEVIRIRTGESGPDAL
- a CDS encoding ammonium transporter, coding for MINTGDTVFILVSAALVLLMTPGLALFYAGMVRSKNVLGTIMQSFIMISVISVEWIYLGYTMSFGPDIGGIIGNLSYFALNGVTAAPSETYATTIPQIVFMIYQCMFAVITPALITGAFAERVRFAPFIVFSLLWSILVYNPVCHWIWGGGFLADMGVLDFAGGLVVHLTCGVAALVACIFIGPRNGYGKRMFIPHNLPMTLLGTGLLWFGWFGFNGGSALAADGIAGGAFVATHIAGMVGMAAWCGIEWIHSGKPTSLGAASGAIAGLATITPAAGFVSPNSAVIIGLLGGLICYGAVMAKSRFGYDDSLDVVGIHGVGGLAGTICLGIFASTAINPGGADGLIHGNINLLIAQFKGIFIVGGYTLVISYILLKVINAVSPLRLDQKAEEEGMDTSEHSESAYQN
- a CDS encoding TIGR03960 family B12-binding radical SAM protein, with the translated sequence MKKLLPLLPRPTRYLGSEWGSVHKDPAKVKAHIAIGFPDLYEIGMSYLGQKILYEIVNKHDDFYAERVYTPCEETAEIMREHGELLATLESDTPLKDVDALGISLTHELCYTNVLFMLDLAGIPLKSADRDDSCPLVIGGGGACFNAEPVADFFDVIMLGDGEESIIKVMEVIAECKEQGLGRKARLEKLAELPGIYIPEFFDPENPGDFFVEKAVVEDFEPIPFPKEQILPYGQVIHDRLTMEIARGCTRGCRFCQAGIIYRPVRERTPETLTKTLMEGLEETGYEETSFLSLSTGDYSALDTLFAQCFDNCAAEQISISLPSLRVGSLSEPIMERIATIRRTGATLAPEAGSQRMRDVINKGITEEALLEHALMLYENGWQNIKLYFMIGLPTETFEDLDAIVDLCVKVRDVAGKHIKKLNITAAVSPFVPKPHTPFQWERQISLEEIGERLDYMREKFNNQKRIKMKSHIPRMTFLEGIFSRGDRRLGPVIEKAYKKGALYSSWKDHLKLEPYLEAMEEEGLTPEEFTGARDHDARLPWDHLSSGVSKKFLLTELKRGISEKITGDCRYEECRNCGVCNFDGRKSLLEKQAETMDLRPKMVFETRDQAGNVPDFVQAEKPDLGIKGSHFRLWYTKTGTSAYLSQLDLQPVIERAMRRAELPLTFSQGFHPMPRMSFGRALPVGVESLKEWMNIMLRTDVSAQDLVDRLNKQMPMGMKIVGADPLDLSKKQKHPEIEDFTLIFTCSPEEAKEKIEKLREYAQSDEYFVSHTTKKKVKEKNIRPMLVKFDEMNERTIKLTFDWTSMYMSPVKMIAAICPGTTLLDFDLTKTDQRFE
- a CDS encoding DNA-3-methyladenine glycosylase I codes for the protein MPNRCPWAQHELEITYHDTEWGVPLHDDRHHFEFIILEGAQAGLSWLTVLKKRENYRQAFSGFNPEIVARFDENDIERLRQNEGIIRNKLKINSAVRNALAFLDIQKEFGSFDAYIWQFTGGKTIQNKWQSLEEVPAKTPEAEAMSEDLKKRGFNFVGPTICYAYMQATGMVNDHLVSCFRHKELLTAE